From Jiangella mangrovi:
CGGGGCCATGGACGGGGTCGAGCGGGTGCTCGCCAGCCGGGCCCGGCCGAACGACCGCATCGCCGTCGAGGACCCCGGCTACCCGGGCGTGCTCGAGCTGGTGCGGTCGATGGGCATGGTCCCCGTCGGGGTCGCCGTCGACGACTCCGGGCCGGTGCCGTCGTCGCTCGCGGCCGCACTCGAGACGCGGGTGGCGGCGGTCGTCGTCACGCCGCGTGCGCAGAACCCCACCGGTGCCGCCGTCGACGCCGCGCGGGCCCGCGAACTCCGCGCCGTGCTCGACGCCCACCCGGACGTGCTGGTCGTCGAGGACGACCACGCGTCGCTGATCGCCGGCGCCCCGTACGTCTCGGTCAGCGCCGGGCGGCGGTCGTGGGCGGTCGTGCGGACGACCAGCAAGGTGCTCGGGCCGGACCTGCGCACCGGTTTCCTGCTCGCCGACCCGCGGACCGCCCGCCGGGTCGCGGAGCGGCAGCTGGTCGGGGCCGGCTGGGTGAGCCACGTGCTGCAGCACCTGGTGGTACGCCTCCTGTCCGACGACGATGTCCGCACCGGCATGCGGCTGGCCGGCGACCTCTACCGGGCGCGGCGGCAGTCGTTGCTGGGCCGGCTGGCCGAGCGGGGGATCGCGGCGCGCGGCCGCTCCGGCCTGAACGTCTGGGTGCCGGTGCCGCACGAGGTGCCGGTGGTGCAGGCCCTGCAAGATCGTGGTTGGGCGGTCCGGGCCGGCGAGCCGCACCGCACCCACAGCGAGCCGTTCGTCCGCATCACGACGGCGACCCTGGGGTCCGACGAGGCCGAGCGGTTCGCTGGGGATCTCGCCGCCGTGCTCGGGCGGCCCGGCCGCACCCGCCTCGCCTGACCGCCACACCCGCACGACGACCCCGGCCCGTCTTCGATGGTGTGCCCCGTCTTTGATGGTGTGGCCCGTCCTTGATGGCGAGGCCCGTCCTCGATGGCGAGGGTCGTCTTCAATAGCGTCAGCCGTCTTCACTAGCGAGAGTCGTCTTCTGCGCGCGATCCGGGCCGCAGAGGACGGTTCCCGCTAGTGAAGACGGCCTGCGCTAGTGAAGACGGCCTGCGCGATCGAGGACGGCCTGCGCTATTGAAGACGAGCCGCGCCAGTGAGGACGGCTGGGCGGCGGTCAGGCGAGGCGGAGGACGTCGGCCATGAGGGCGGCCAGTTCGCGGTCGCGGCCGGACGGGCTGGCGGCGAACGAGTCGTGCACCCGGCGCTGGGTCTCGGGCGTCTTGTTCTGGCTGAGCTTGAACGTGCTGCGGACGTCCTCGACGGTGATCTCGAACGGCGTGATGCCGGCGAGCAGCTTCTCGATGTAGTCCAGCGACGACGTCGGGTCCCAGCCGGTGCCGGCGTTGGACTCCGTGGCGTCGATGCTGGCCCGCATGATCGCCAGCGCCTCGTCCCGGTCGTCGACCACGCGAACGGGGCCGCTCAGGTGCACGGCGGCGTAGTTCCAGGTCGGCGCCTGGGGCTGCGACGGATCGTAGAGCGTCGGCGATACGTAGCCGTCCGGCCCGAGGAACACCGCCAGCGCGTACCCGGCCGCCCGCAGCGCCGCGCCCTGCGGGTTCGTCCGCGCCAGGTGCCCGATGACCGTCGCGCCGAGCAGCGGCTCGTCGTCGACCGGCGGGCCGTCCGCGCCCGGTCGACGCAGCATCAGCACGTGTGTCGCCACCGGAGCAGCCGAAGCGCCCACGCCGCAGATGACCAGCCCGAACGGGTTCTCGCGGACCAGGCGTCCCTCGCGCTCGGGCAGGTCGGCGCGGTAGTGCCGAGGCGTGTGCATCGCGGCTCCCAACTGTACTGGTACGGTTGCTGCGACCGTAACGTAACAGTCGTCGAACTGCCAGACTCGGCCCGGCCGGAACGACCTGCTGGAGGTGCGGTGGAGCTCGACCTGCTGGTGACCGGAGCCCGGATCGCGACCATGGATCCCGCTCGTCCCGCCGCCACCCGGCTCGGCGTCTGGCGCGGGCGCGTGGCCGGCCTCGACGAGGAGGTCGACGGGCTGCGGGCCCGGCGGACGATCGACTTCGGCGGCGCCACCGTCCTGCCCGGGTTCGTCGACGCGCACAGTCACCTGGCCTGGACCGGCATGGCGGCCGTCCTGGTCGACCTGTCGGCGTGCCGCACCCGCGACGCCGTCCTCGACGCGATCCGCCGCGCCGCCGACGCCACCACCGGCACCACCGCCGGCGACGGCCGAGGCGAGGCCTGGGTCGACCTCGCCGGCTACGACCAGCGACCGCTCGGCGGCCACCTCACCCGCGACGACCTCGAGCGAGCCGCGCCCGGCCGCCGGGTCTACGTCCGGCACATCTCCGGTCACGCCTGCCTGGTGTCCGACGCCGTGCTGGCCACCGTCACCGACGACGAGTTCGCGGCGCACGCCCCCGGGGTCGTCCGCGACGCCACCGGCCGGCCGACCGGCCTGCTCGAAGAGGGCGCCATGGCCATCGCCCGCGCCCGCCGGCTGCCGTACGGGCTGGACGAGATCGTCGCCGCCATCGAGACCGCGGGCCGCGAGTGCCTGGCGCAGGGCATCACCACGGTCGCCGAGGCCGGCATCGTCACCGACCTCGCCGGGTCGTCGCCGGTCGAGCTGGCCGCCTACCAGGTCGCCCGCGAGCAGGGCCGGCTGCCGGTCCGGGTCCAGGCGATGGTCCCGGCGGCCATGCTGCGCCCCTCCGGCGCGGCGCCCGGCGACGGCATCGCACGCGCCATCGACCTCGGCCTGCGCACCGGGCTCGGCGACGACCGGCTGTCCGTCGGCGCGCTGAAGCTCTGGCTCGACGGTGGCATGATGGCCCGCACCGCCGCACTGACGGCGCCGTACCTCACGACCGACGGGGCCACCGGCGGCAGCGTCGGCCACGGAGGCACCGGCCAGCTCGCCTTCGACCACGACGAGCTCGCGAGCCTCATCCTCGACGCCCACCGGGCCGGCTGGCAGCTCGCCATCCACGCCATCGGCGACGCAGCGGTCGACCAGGCCATCGCCGTCGTCACCGCCGCCCAGCGAGCCCACCCGCGCCCCGACGCCCGGCACCGGGTCGAGCACGGCGGGCTGGTCCGCCCCGACCAGCTGCCCCGACTCGCAGAAGCCGGCCTGACCGTGGTCGTCCAGCCGACCTTCCTGCACGCCTTCGGCGACGACTACACCGCGATCATGGGCCCCGAGCGCAGCGGCTGGATGTACCGCGGCCGCGCGTTCCTCGACCACGGTATCGCGGTCGCCGGCAGCTCCGACCGCCCGGTCGCCGACGGCGCGCCGCTGCGGGCGATCCAGTTCATGGTCGAGCGGGCCAGCTCGTCCGGCGCCCCCGTCGGCCCGGACGAGGCCGTCACCGTCGACGAGGCGCTGGCCGCCTACACCACCGGCAGCGCCTACGCCTGCCGCATCGACGACGTCGCCGGCCGGCTCGCCGCCGGAACGCTGGCCGACCTCGTGGTCCTGGGCGCCGACCCGCGCGAGGTGGCGCCGTCGGCCATCGCGGACATCCCGATCGTCGCGACGGTGCTCGGCGGCGAGGTCGTCCACGGGGCCATCTAGCTCGAAGCCGACCGCAAGGTCTCACGCGGCGGCGAGTCCCACGACGGAAAGGTGACTCAGCTCCGCTCGGAGTACCCCTTACGGGACCGCCCCTACGCCTGGCGACGTAGGCGGCGGCTCGGCACTTGGGCCGATGTGTCGCCGTCGCCCGGCTGGAACCGTGGAGTCATGGTGTTCAGGACCCTCACGGCGGGCGCGTTCCTCGTCGGGGCGCCGCCCGGGGCGACGGAACCCGACGCGGAACCGCAGCTGACGCCGTCGTCGCCGGAAGAGATGGAAGAGAACGAGCGTGAGCGTTCCCGCTCCTAGGGACGCACAGACGAGAGCGCCGGGCTCGCGGGGGACGAGCCCGGCGCTCTCGCCGGTCAGAGGATGCGCGGCCTAGAGTCGCGACTCCGTGCGCGCGCCCAGCGCCTTCGCGCCGAGTACCAGGACGATCGCGGCGAACACGATGTCCTTGAAGACGTACTGCGCCTCGAGCGTCGGGGTGCCGCCGGGGAACATGTCGCCGAAGAACAGCACGAGCGGCGACATCATCCCGGCCAGCGCGCCGGCCAGCACCACCAGGCCGGTCCGCAGGAACTTGCCGGTGACCAGCGTGAGCCCGATGAACGTCTCGATGACGGCGGTCATCACGACGGCGGTCTGGCCGCTCACCAGGCCGAGCGTGAGGGTGTCGATGGTCCGCATGACCAGCGGCTCCGCCGGGCTCGCACCCGGGAAGAACTTCAGGACGCCGAACGCGAGGAACACGGTGCCGAGGCTGATCTGCAGCAGCTGGACGCCATGTGCCGCGAGCCAGCGGGCGGCGACGGCGACCGGGTCGCGCCGGGTGGGGGCGGGGGTCATCGGCCGGACGGGCGCTGTGGTGGACATGATCTACCATCCTTCGTTGAGAGGGGTCCGCGGCTTGGACTGTCCTTCTCGGCGGACCGCCGGAGTTGCCGCTCCGGCGGTCCTTCACCGACTCCCGTCTGGGAGTGGTCCTCACGCTACGAAGGCGTCTCGTGCTCGCACGTCGGCCGGCGGGCGTATCTCGCGCCTACGGCAGGCGACGTACGGGAGTGCAGGCGGCACTCAGGGGAGTAGGGGGCACGCGAAGAGGCCGGGGGATCCGGGCGCTGCCTTCGCCCGGATCCCCCGGCCCTTTCCCCGTGGATCCCCGTCGTGCGAGTCGTGCGGCGTTGCGGCCTACTCCCCAGTGCGGCCGAACGCCCTATCTCCGCATCGACCGAACGGCCGACTGGACAATTCCGGAGGATGTCCGAATTGCATCCGTGTGATTGATTCTGGCCTCGCCCGAATTGCGGAACAATTCGGACGAATCGCTCAGTCTCCCGCCGTGCCCGGGAGGGTCGATGGCAGCCGGCCGGCGGCGCCGTCGGGTCCGAGGGGGACGATGCGCCGGCCCTCACGCCGGATGGGGCGAGCCTCCCAGGCGTGGTCGGCGGCGTTCCAGGTCAGCACGTACTCCGTGTCGCGGCGCAGCATGGTCGAGCCCTCCTGAATCCCCTGGCGGGTCCCCCGGGAAGTCTCGGCGGGTTGCCGGGTCGGGGTGGATTCCGGCAACCCGCCTCAAGTCACGGCATCCATGATCGGTGTCGAATCGGGAGAAAGGCACCGGCCATGACTCGTGTTTCGATCCTTTCGCCGGAATTGGGTGATCAGTAGGGCGTCGAGGTGGGATCATCGGGGGAGGCGAGAGGGGATGGTTCGGGATTCTCCGGATCACCTGACAGCAATCCGCCGAGAATGCCATTATGTTCCTCCCCACGTATGTGGAGACATCGTGCGCGAACCGAACGAGCACCTGCGACTGGCCCGAGAGAGCTCTCCGTCGGCCGACGTGCCCGGAACCGCGATGTCCCGCCAGGAGCTGGCGGACCGCGTCAACGCCGTCCTCTTCGAGCGGACCGGCCGGCTGCACGAGCTCGACGACAACTACATCGGCAAGCTCGAGCGCGGCATCATCCGCTGGCCGCAGGCGTCGTACCGCCAGGCCCTGCGCGACGTCCTCGGCGCGAGTACGGATGGCCAGCTCGGCTTCGTCAACACCCGGCGGCTCGCGACGGCGCCCGTCGTGCGGCTGGCATCGGCACTCCAGCCCGGACTCGTCGACGCCCACCCGCCGCATCCGCAGCTCCTGTCCGGCCACGCCGACGTGCACGGCCACGCCGACCCAGTGGGTGAGTCGGACGTGAGGCGGCAGGAGTTCCTCCGCGCTGCCTTCGTCGGAGTCGGCGGCCTGCTGGCGTCGCCGTCCACCCTGCTCGACCTGCTGGCGCCACTGCGGCCCAGCGATGCGCCGAAACGGGTCGGCCGCGGCGAGATCGAGCAGGTGCGCGGCGCCGCCGACCTGCTGGTGAGCTGGGGGCACAGCCACGGCGGCGCCGGGGTGCGCGAGGCAGCGAACGCACAGCTGCGCTGGTTCGCCCAGCTGCTCAACGCCCAGTCGACGGCCGAGGTGCGGGTCGAGTTGCACGAGGCGGTCGGCCTGCTCGGCCACGCGACGGCGCACATGGCGTTCGACGCGTGCGCGTACGACGACGCCCAGCAGATCTTCAAGTTCGCGCTGGCCTGCTCCGAAGAGGTCGGCAGCTGGCACCTGCGGGCCAAGGTGCTCTCGTCCATGGCCCGGCAGGAGATCTGGCGCGGCGAGGCCGATGCCGGTCTGACGTACGCGGAGCTGGCGCTGGTCCGCTCCGACCGACTGACGGCGACGGAGCAGGCCATGCTGCACACGGCTCGCGCCCGCGCGCTGGCCAAGCTCGGCCGCCAGCAGGACACCCTGCGCGCCGTCGGCCAGGCCGACGAGGCGTTCGCGTTCGCCGATCCGGCCGGCGACCCGCCGTGGATGGCCTACTACGACGCCGCCCAGCACGCGGGCGACACCGGCCACGCGCTGTTCGACCTGACCGTGCACGGGCACCGCACCGAGGCGGCGTCCCGGCTGCAGACCGCCATCGACGGCCACACCGCCGACTACGTGCGCTCGCGCGCCATGTCGCAGACCAAGCTCGCGT
This genomic window contains:
- a CDS encoding amidohydrolase, with amino-acid sequence MDPARPAATRLGVWRGRVAGLDEEVDGLRARRTIDFGGATVLPGFVDAHSHLAWTGMAAVLVDLSACRTRDAVLDAIRRAADATTGTTAGDGRGEAWVDLAGYDQRPLGGHLTRDDLERAAPGRRVYVRHISGHACLVSDAVLATVTDDEFAAHAPGVVRDATGRPTGLLEEGAMAIARARRLPYGLDEIVAAIETAGRECLAQGITTVAEAGIVTDLAGSSPVELAAYQVAREQGRLPVRVQAMVPAAMLRPSGAAPGDGIARAIDLGLRTGLGDDRLSVGALKLWLDGGMMARTAALTAPYLTTDGATGGSVGHGGTGQLAFDHDELASLILDAHRAGWQLAIHAIGDAAVDQAIAVVTAAQRAHPRPDARHRVEHGGLVRPDQLPRLAEAGLTVVVQPTFLHAFGDDYTAIMGPERSGWMYRGRAFLDHGIAVAGSSDRPVADGAPLRAIQFMVERASSSGAPVGPDEAVTVDEALAAYTTGSAYACRIDDVAGRLAAGTLADLVVLGADPREVAPSAIADIPIVATVLGGEVVHGAI
- a CDS encoding XRE family transcriptional regulator, whose product is MREPNEHLRLARESSPSADVPGTAMSRQELADRVNAVLFERTGRLHELDDNYIGKLERGIIRWPQASYRQALRDVLGASTDGQLGFVNTRRLATAPVVRLASALQPGLVDAHPPHPQLLSGHADVHGHADPVGESDVRRQEFLRAAFVGVGGLLASPSTLLDLLAPLRPSDAPKRVGRGEIEQVRGAADLLVSWGHSHGGAGVREAANAQLRWFAQLLNAQSTAEVRVELHEAVGLLGHATAHMAFDACAYDDAQQIFKFALACSEEVGSWHLRAKVLSSMARQEIWRGEADAGLTYAELALVRSDRLTATEQAMLHTARARALAKLGRQQDTLRAVGQADEAFAFADPAGDPPWMAYYDAAQHAGDTGHALFDLTVHGHRTEAASRLQTAIDGHTADYVRSRAMSQTKLASLTMAVGDPDEAVHIGMTAVADAGRLRSRRAAMDLAELRSYAGRHAGVPQVAELRHRLATALAS
- a CDS encoding aminotransferase class I/II-fold pyridoxal phosphate-dependent enzyme, coding for MPAEDLIAGRTSRDIADSVEAAVEAGRLVEAEPLPSVRGLASRLGVSPTTVSAAYRDLRLRGVVTSEAGRVTRVGVRPVSRAQQFGPVAPGLRDLSDGNPDPRMLPDVAAALGGLEVPRFLYGAPAVLPELAEIALDQFGDLPASLRSQAGPVAVVGGAMDGVERVLASRARPNDRIAVEDPGYPGVLELVRSMGMVPVGVAVDDSGPVPSSLAAALETRVAAVVVTPRAQNPTGAAVDAARARELRAVLDAHPDVLVVEDDHASLIAGAPYVSVSAGRRSWAVVRTTSKVLGPDLRTGFLLADPRTARRVAERQLVGAGWVSHVLQHLVVRLLSDDDVRTGMRLAGDLYRARRQSLLGRLAERGIAARGRSGLNVWVPVPHEVPVVQALQDRGWAVRAGEPHRTHSEPFVRITTATLGSDEAERFAGDLAAVLGRPGRTRLA
- a CDS encoding FMN-binding negative transcriptional regulator; protein product: MHTPRHYRADLPEREGRLVRENPFGLVICGVGASAAPVATHVLMLRRPGADGPPVDDEPLLGATVIGHLARTNPQGAALRAAGYALAVFLGPDGYVSPTLYDPSQPQAPTWNYAAVHLSGPVRVVDDRDEALAIMRASIDATESNAGTGWDPTSSLDYIEKLLAGITPFEITVEDVRSTFKLSQNKTPETQRRVHDSFAASPSGRDRELAALMADVLRLA